The following coding sequences are from one Lolium rigidum isolate FL_2022 chromosome 6, APGP_CSIRO_Lrig_0.1, whole genome shotgun sequence window:
- the LOC124666547 gene encoding fasciclin-like arabinogalactan protein 11, whose protein sequence is MRSSIAVVAAAFLAIAAVSHAQAPAPAVTPSGPQNVTAILEKGGQYTTFIRLLKTTQQDTQLNSQLNNSFNGNGYTMFAPTDNAFNNLKSGTLNSLTQQQQVALVQGHILPQFYTMESFQTASNPIRTQASGADGPFTLNITTTASNSQMNVSTGVVVVSVNNALSVVKPLAVYTVDKVLLPQELFGAKAPAAAPTAAKGDKAKKGDAAAGPVGSDDDVTPAGNAAGATTVGWGVAAISALVAYLL, encoded by the coding sequence ATGAGGAGCAGCATTGCTGTCGTGGCGGCGGCGTTCCTGGCCATTGCGGCGGTGTCGCACGCgcaggcgccggcgccggcggtgaCCCCGAGCGGGCCGCAGAACGTGACGGCGATCCTGGAGAAGGGCGGGCAGTACACGACCTTCATCCGCCTCCTCAAGACGACGCAGCAGGACACGCAGCTCAACAGCCAGCTCAACAACTCCTTCAACGGCAACGGCTACACCATGTTCGCCCCCACCGACAACGCCTTCAACAACCTCAAGTCCGGCACCCTCAACAGCCTCACCCAGCAGCAGCAGGTGGCGCTGGTCCAGGGCCACATCCTGCCCCAGTTCTACACCATGGAGTCCTTCCAGACCGCCAGCAACCCCATCCGCACCCAGGCCTCCGGCGCCGACGGCCCCTTCACGCTcaacatcaccaccaccgccagcAACAGCCAGATGAACGTCTccaccggcgtcgtcgtcgtctccgtcaACAACGCGCTCAGCGTCGTCAAGCCGCTCGCCGTCTACACCGTCGACAAGGTGCTCCTGCCCCAGGAGCTCTTCGGTGCCAAGGCGCCCGCGGCCGCGCCCACCGCCGCCAAGGGTGATAAGGCAAAGAAGGGTGACgccgccgccgggcctgtcgggtcggatgacgacgtcACGCCCGCGGGGAACGCCGCCGGCGCAACGACCGTCGGGTGGGGCGTGGCTGCCATCTCCGCCCTTGTTGCCTACCTCTTGTGA